One part of the Sardina pilchardus chromosome 5, fSarPil1.1, whole genome shotgun sequence genome encodes these proteins:
- the LOC134080891 gene encoding protein kinase C delta type-like → MAPFVRITFTSFDWGNHPHLVDKPFCAVKMKECVLTEQGRTLVQRRRTLYPAWGGSIDAHAVAGRSMSVVLMKSREEKMAEGSVDIMVLAKHCVAKNGSTEFWVDMLPSGTVLLRLQIFTEQTDTSA, encoded by the exons ATGGCACCGTTTGTCCGGATCACCTTCACCAGCTTTGACTGGGGCAACCACCCTCACTTGGTGGACAAGCCGTTCTGTGCTGTCAAGATGAAAGAGTGTGTCCTCacag agcagGGCAGGACGCTGGTCCAGCGCAGGCGCACCCTGTACCCTGCGTGGGGGGGCAGCATAGACGCCCACGCGGTGGCCGGGCGCTCGATGAGCGTGGTGCTGATGAAGTCGCGGGAGGAGAAGATGGCCGAGGGCTCCGTGGACATCATGGTCCTCGCCAAGCACTGCGTCGCCAAGAACGGCAGCACGGAATTCTGGGTAGACATGCTGCCCTCGGGAACCGTCCTGCTCCGCCTCCAGATCTTCACGGAGCAGACCGACACGAGCGCGTGa
- the LOC134080650 gene encoding GTPase IMAP family member 9-like produces MDNSTDITVADIVGTTDQAPGGGDNSYSEEREAVRIVLVGKTGVGKSASANTILGREEFDSEINPSSVTAQCAKKRAEVDGRELCVIDTPGLFDTNYSKAEIITEIGKCVCLASPGPHVFLVTIQLGRFTEEEQETVELIKKIFGRESANYTMVLFSHGDKLKRRTIEEFISLSEELANFTAQCRGGYHVFNNEDLENHTQVTELLQKIDKMVAANEGCYYTNEMFQLAEAEIEKEKERILRESDQPRDSEIVALEKELEEKDMLHKALEDERKEREEKGGTKRKSAKKENGKTKKKSASEKEKSARQKAEFNNPFVQQCSRYGAHLGGVCGCLIGMVLGPPGMIIGALIGAGRGAGIGAGIGAGIEGGPGTDVVKCVIQ; encoded by the exons ATGGACAACAGTACTGACATCACAGTGGCGGACATTGTGGGAACAACAGATCAAGCACCAGGAGGCGGGGATAACAGCT ACTCAGAGGAGCGTGAAGCGGTGAGGATTGTGCTGGTGGGGAAGACCGGTGTAGGAAAGAGCGCTTCAGCAAACACCATCCTGGGGAGGGAAGAGTTTGACTCAGAGATCAACCCGTCCTCTGTGACGGCACAATGCGCTAAGAAACGAGCCGAGGTGGACggcagagagctgtgtgtgatcGACACTCCAGGCCTGTTCGACACAAACTACAGTAAAGCTGAAATCATAACAGAGATTggaaagtgtgtttgtctggcctCTCCTGGACCCCACGTCTTTCTGGTGACCATCCAGCTGGGCAGGTTCACGGAGGAGGAACAAGAAACCGTCGAGTTAATTAAGAAGATCTTTGGGAGGGAATCAGCCAATTACACAATGGTACTCTTCTCTCATGGAGACAAATTGAAGAGAAGAACGATTGAAGAATTTATAAGTCTGAGTGAAGAACTGGCAAACTTCACAGCTCAGTGCCGTGGAGGATACCATGTCTTTAACAACGAGGACCTAGAGAATCACACTCAAgtcacagagctgctgcagaaGATCGATAAGATGGTGGCTGCGAATGAAGGATGCTACTACACCAATGAGATGTTCCAGCTGGCGGaagcagagattgagaaagagaaagagaggatccTAAGGGAGAGTGATCAGCCGAGAGACAGCGAGATTGTGGCGCTGGAGAAAGAGCTCGAGGAGAAAGACATGTTGCATAAAGCTTTGGAAGACGAGAGAAAAGAGCgtgaagagaaagggggaacaaaaaggaaaagtgccaaaaaggaAAATGGCAAAACGAAAAAGAAAAGTGctagtgagaaagagaagagtgcTAGACAGAAAGCAGAGTTTAACAATCCCTTTGTGCAGCAGTGCTCTCGTTATGGGGCACACCTAGGGGGAGTCTGTGGCTGCTTGATAGGCATGGTGTTGGGGCCACCGGGTATGATAATAGGGGCGCTCATTGGAGCAGGCAGAGGAGCTGGGATCGGAGCAGGAATAGGGGCCGGAATTGAAGGCGGTCCTGGGACAGATGTGGTTAAATGTGTCATCCAGTGA